The Erythrobacter aurantius genome includes a window with the following:
- a CDS encoding flagellin N-terminal helical domain-containing protein, which yields MMTGISNSTSAFFDRSLGQMNDLRASLERFQTQIATGVRIERGSDDPVAAARLRALTRLERRGETEAENAARLGQDLTQASNEIEGVVAILQRVRELAVAAGSDTAGASGREAIALEIEQLGEELFARSNARSITGAPLFAGTAGAPAFVRDAAGNVTYNGNSQNGTVPVAAGTQIERGVTGDQLFEFDVNGTPDSAFNVLSGLALAPRGGAADPAQAAQDALAGIDAALDSATRSQTIIGTRLDWVNAIQQDQETRALDVAAQRSQIGDTDVTDAIVRLQQVLTALEASQASFTRISSLSLFNAL from the coding sequence ATGATGACCGGCATCAGCAATTCCACCAGCGCCTTCTTCGATCGCTCTCTGGGTCAGATGAATGACCTAAGGGCCTCGCTAGAACGGTTTCAGACCCAGATTGCCACCGGCGTGCGGATCGAGCGCGGATCAGACGATCCGGTTGCCGCCGCGCGCCTGCGTGCGCTCACCCGGCTCGAACGGCGCGGAGAGACCGAGGCCGAGAACGCAGCCCGGCTGGGCCAGGACCTGACGCAGGCTTCGAACGAAATCGAAGGCGTGGTCGCGATCCTCCAGCGGGTGCGTGAACTCGCTGTGGCTGCAGGCAGCGACACTGCGGGGGCCAGCGGGCGCGAGGCTATCGCGCTGGAAATCGAACAATTGGGCGAGGAGCTCTTTGCCCGTTCAAACGCCCGTTCCATCACTGGCGCGCCATTGTTCGCGGGCACTGCCGGAGCGCCCGCATTCGTGCGCGATGCTGCCGGCAATGTCACCTACAACGGCAACAGCCAGAATGGCACTGTTCCGGTTGCGGCGGGAACTCAGATCGAACGCGGGGTGACGGGTGATCAGCTGTTCGAATTCGACGTCAACGGCACGCCCGACAGCGCCTTCAACGTGCTGTCCGGCCTTGCGCTGGCCCCGCGGGGAGGGGCGGCCGATCCGGCACAGGCGGCGCAGGATGCACTCGCCGGGATCGACGCCGCGCTCGACAGCGCGACCCGCAGCCAGACGATCATCGGCACCCGGCTCGACTGGGTCAACGCGATCCAGCAGGATCAGGAAACCCGCGCGCTCGACGTGGCGGCGCAGCGATCGCAGATCGGCGACACTGATGTCACCGATGCGATCGTGCGCCTGCAGCAGGTGCTGACCGCGCTCGAAGCGAGCCAGGCCAGCTTCACCCGCATTTCTTCGCTTTCACTCTTCAACGCCCTTTAA
- a CDS encoding flagellin N-terminal helical domain-containing protein has product MSVINTNISALRAANASSRANEMLGAAMERLSTGSRINSAADDAAGLSIATGFTSDIRALNQGVRNANDGIALAQTAEGALQEVTNMLQRVRELAVQSQNGTLDAEDRGFLDTEVTELAAQIDDILSNTTFNGVTLFSTTAGTDVTVDIQIDAGRSVTLTSTAIDGTNIDAAALDVSSVANAATAITNVDAALSDVNTARSSLGAGQNRLEAAINNLTTTSTNLADARSRIEDADYSAETTALAKAQILGQASTAMLAQANQSQQNVLSLLR; this is encoded by the coding sequence ATGTCCGTGATTAACACCAATATCTCCGCTCTGCGCGCTGCCAATGCAAGCTCGCGTGCCAATGAAATGCTCGGCGCCGCTATGGAACGCCTTTCCACCGGCAGCCGCATCAACAGCGCCGCCGACGATGCCGCCGGCCTTTCGATCGCCACCGGCTTCACCAGCGACATACGTGCGCTGAATCAGGGTGTGCGTAACGCCAATGACGGCATCGCGCTGGCCCAGACCGCTGAAGGCGCGCTGCAGGAAGTCACCAACATGCTTCAGCGTGTCCGCGAACTGGCCGTGCAGTCGCAGAACGGCACGCTCGATGCGGAAGACCGCGGTTTCCTCGATACCGAAGTTACCGAGCTTGCCGCTCAGATCGACGACATCCTCAGCAACACCACCTTCAACGGTGTGACGCTGTTCAGCACCACTGCCGGCACCGATGTGACGGTTGACATCCAGATCGACGCGGGCCGCAGTGTTACCCTGACCAGCACCGCGATCGACGGCACCAATATTGATGCAGCCGCTCTCGATGTTTCCTCGGTTGCCAACGCCGCAACCGCGATCACCAACGTCGATGCCGCGCTTTCGGATGTGAACACGGCGCGTTCGTCGCTGGGTGCGGGCCAGAACCGCCTCGAAGCCGCGATCAACAACCTGACCACGACTTCGACCAACCTCGCCGACGCTCGCTCGCGGATCGAAGATGCCGACTATTCGGCCGAGACGACCGCGCTCGCCAAGGCTCAGATCCTTGGCCAGGCATCGACCGCGATGCTCGCCCAGGCCAACCAGTCGCAGCAGAACGTCCTGTCGCTGCTGCGCTAA
- a CDS encoding response regulator transcription factor, producing the protein MDTKSKILLIDPDASSRTEMYRFLASLGYYSEPIESLDDFFSYCYSPSIVLIHDKGDIVPEFARRLEDIGEWFPFAVYSEEFLTLQVVNAVRNGALDCFAFPGEKDSVAGRLAQLESIIAQSGHELSRSARAKRLVRELSFRQVQVLKCVSHGMSNKQIAQEYGISPRTVELHRKIMISKLGVSSSPEAVRLAVAAGIAA; encoded by the coding sequence ATGGACACGAAAAGCAAAATCCTTCTCATCGATCCCGACGCCTCTTCGCGCACGGAGATGTATCGGTTCCTGGCTTCACTTGGATATTACTCCGAGCCAATTGAGTCGTTGGACGACTTTTTCTCCTACTGTTACTCTCCAAGTATTGTCTTGATACATGACAAGGGAGATATTGTTCCGGAATTCGCGCGTCGGCTCGAAGACATTGGTGAATGGTTCCCGTTCGCGGTGTATTCCGAGGAGTTTCTGACGCTTCAGGTCGTTAATGCGGTGCGCAATGGTGCACTCGATTGCTTTGCGTTCCCGGGAGAGAAAGATTCGGTGGCGGGGCGTCTTGCCCAACTGGAAAGCATCATCGCGCAGTCCGGGCACGAATTGAGCCGGTCGGCGCGAGCCAAGCGTCTGGTGCGCGAACTCAGTTTCCGGCAGGTGCAGGTTCTCAAATGCGTGTCGCATGGAATGTCGAACAAGCAGATCGCGCAGGAATACGGCATCAGCCCCCGCACCGTCGAACTGCACCGCAAGATCATGATTTCGAAACTGGGTGTTTCGAGCTCGCCGGAAGCGGTCAGACTCGCGGTTGCCGCGGGGATTGCGGCCTAG
- a CDS encoding response regulator has translation MDDFQQRGAESMDLAIMTSTVLVIDDDPACLQEYCEMIDHLGYSFHAAGNAPDALKIIGEDQSIGIIITDFQMPEMDGLGLLSELAARYSSSRPIVALMITGFGSLDTAVEAMRHNAVDFLAKPVGRGDLASALRRASMRRAQMLGSWQLATLREAANKKKNPAVSPSTRGQTMTDFVRNIIKLRRRRMDFLDAELFSDPMWDIMLELTLAKLQGTPIPVSSACAATQVPFSTAFRHVGNLVASGLVRRWKDPEDNRRVMLELEEESFNAMVGYLSAIQE, from the coding sequence ATGGATGACTTTCAGCAACGGGGGGCTGAATCGATGGATCTGGCCATCATGACAAGCACGGTTCTTGTCATCGATGACGATCCAGCTTGCCTTCAAGAATATTGCGAAATGATCGATCACCTCGGTTATTCGTTTCATGCAGCCGGAAACGCTCCCGACGCACTGAAAATTATCGGGGAAGATCAGTCGATCGGGATCATCATCACCGATTTCCAGATGCCGGAAATGGATGGCCTGGGCCTGCTATCCGAATTGGCCGCCCGTTATTCCTCTTCCCGGCCGATCGTTGCCCTGATGATCACCGGCTTCGGTTCTTTGGATACCGCGGTTGAGGCGATGCGTCACAACGCCGTTGATTTTCTGGCAAAACCCGTCGGAAGAGGCGATCTGGCATCGGCTCTGCGCCGCGCCTCGATGCGGCGGGCACAGATGCTGGGCTCGTGGCAGCTCGCCACACTGCGAGAAGCCGCTAACAAGAAGAAAAATCCGGCAGTCTCGCCTTCGACCCGCGGCCAGACCATGACGGATTTTGTGCGCAATATCATCAAGCTGCGGCGCCGCAGAATGGATTTCCTTGACGCCGAGCTCTTTTCGGACCCGATGTGGGACATAATGCTCGAACTGACCCTAGCGAAACTGCAAGGCACACCGATTCCGGTATCCAGCGCCTGCGCGGCCACTCAGGTGCCATTTTCAACGGCATTCCGTCACGTCGGCAATCTCGTCGCTTCGGGTCTGGTGCGCAGATGGAAAGACCCCGAAGACAATCGGCGCGTGATGCTTGAACTCGAGGAAGAGTCCTTCAACGCGATGGTCGGATATCTATCAGCCATCCAGGAATGA
- a CDS encoding rod-binding protein, producing MIAPRLSAVDPATPALSPERQELRAAAEGFEAIMIRRMLESARASSFAEDAPLTGGGLKQFQKMRDEHFAEVASQSGAFGFARSIEEQLAQFVDGKG from the coding sequence ATGATTGCGCCGCGTCTTTCCGCTGTCGATCCTGCAACCCCTGCGCTCTCGCCCGAGCGGCAGGAACTGCGCGCGGCGGCGGAAGGATTCGAGGCGATCATGATCCGGCGGATGCTGGAAAGTGCGCGCGCATCGAGCTTTGCCGAGGACGCGCCGCTTACCGGAGGCGGCCTCAAACAGTTCCAGAAAATGCGCGACGAACACTTCGCCGAAGTGGCTTCGCAAAGCGGGGCCTTCGGGTTTGCACGGAGTATCGAGGAACAGCTTGCTCAATTTGTTGATGGCAAGGGTTAG
- a CDS encoding heme NO-binding domain-containing protein, with protein MYGMIHCAVREMFVEQLGATEWAALERAAKITAADQISFNVYDDALTMRILEEAAARLGLDMQDCLEEFGRYWIVFAGKGSFKLMMEFTGDDIVTFMSNLDQMHRSVVRTLTKAQMPSFQVLEKGEGYFTVLYLSERNGLGAFVTGLMKGLLDHFNQVGDVKLIKDGPVGLEYKIWHRDGP; from the coding sequence ATGTACGGGATGATCCATTGCGCTGTGCGCGAAATGTTTGTCGAGCAGCTCGGCGCTACCGAATGGGCGGCGCTTGAACGCGCGGCGAAGATTACCGCTGCCGATCAAATCAGCTTCAACGTTTACGATGATGCTCTGACGATGCGGATACTGGAGGAAGCGGCCGCTCGCCTCGGCCTCGACATGCAGGATTGTCTGGAGGAGTTCGGCCGATACTGGATCGTTTTCGCCGGGAAGGGGTCGTTCAAGTTGATGATGGAATTCACCGGCGATGACATCGTGACTTTCATGTCGAACCTCGATCAGATGCACAGATCGGTGGTTCGCACCCTCACGAAAGCGCAAATGCCGTCGTTTCAGGTGCTGGAAAAAGGCGAAGGCTATTTCACGGTTCTCTACCTCTCGGAACGCAACGGCTTGGGCGCATTTGTGACCGGATTGATGAAAGGTCTGCTGGATCACTTCAATCAGGTTGGGGACGTGAAGCTGATCAAGGATGGCCCGGTTGGGCTTGAATACAAGATCTGGCACCGGGACGGACCGTAA
- the motA gene encoding flagellar motor stator protein MotA, whose amino-acid sequence MFAAIGIIVLIVMVFGGFTIAGGSLGPVLAALPLEFMMIGGAALGATLIGNSMHELKLLGGGVAKVFKGPKYTDQDHLDAIALSSKLMKVLRSEGAVALESHVTEPENSALFSEYPRLQKDPVVVNMICDPLTLMVVSSGTLDTHAVEDVIDNAIKTQLHEMQEPEHAIQSLADAFPALGIVAAVLGVIKTMGAISEPPEILGKMIGGALVGTFLGVLLAYGFAGPMASRLKQVNAHDSQIYHSIKQVIIASLHGYPQPLVLEAARSGLPPAHRPKLTELLDLMRGK is encoded by the coding sequence GTGTTTGCCGCCATTGGTATCATCGTCCTTATTGTCATGGTCTTTGGCGGCTTCACCATTGCCGGTGGTTCTTTGGGTCCTGTCCTTGCCGCTCTGCCGCTCGAATTCATGATGATCGGTGGAGCGGCGCTGGGTGCGACGCTGATCGGCAATTCGATGCACGAACTGAAGCTGCTGGGCGGCGGCGTGGCCAAGGTGTTCAAGGGGCCGAAATACACCGATCAGGATCACCTCGACGCGATCGCCCTTTCGAGCAAGCTGATGAAGGTGCTGCGATCCGAAGGCGCAGTGGCGCTGGAAAGCCATGTGACCGAGCCGGAAAACTCCGCGCTGTTCAGCGAATACCCGCGCCTTCAGAAAGACCCTGTGGTCGTCAACATGATCTGCGATCCCTTGACGCTGATGGTGGTGTCTTCGGGTACGCTCGATACCCACGCGGTGGAGGATGTGATCGACAATGCGATCAAGACCCAGCTGCATGAAATGCAGGAGCCCGAGCACGCGATCCAGTCTCTGGCGGATGCCTTCCCCGCGCTTGGCATCGTTGCCGCAGTGCTGGGCGTGATCAAGACCATGGGCGCGATCAGCGAACCGCCCGAAATCCTCGGCAAGATGATCGGCGGCGCATTGGTGGGAACATTCCTGGGGGTGCTGCTGGCCTATGGTTTTGCCGGGCCGATGGCGAGCCGCCTGAAACAGGTCAACGCGCATGACAGCCAGATTTATCACTCGATCAAGCAGGTGATCATCGCCAGCCTGCACGGCTATCCGCAGCCGTTGGTGCTCGAAGCGGCGCGTTCGGGCCTGCCGCCGGCACACCGGCCCAAGCTGACCGAACTGCTCGACCTGATGCGGGGCAAGTGA
- a CDS encoding ATP-binding protein: MRFALDSEDLGRLFPSHILVDKHLNIIDFGASIWKRLPDLTKGDHLEDHFIVSNPELLNALPVISANMPSIQLRSRSRPLTMTGVIIESDGTYLLALNPSPIPDPTELTGLRMSDLSPTDPSLDNILLIKMQDAMIAEAKEMAAKLTAERQKSDALLQQVSRISGCLAHDFNNHLSIIKLNAQRLAQEASNNRQIATIAEILMETTTRSSAIASSLVTLSSSQNDKRREFVADEILQASLPYLKSLTSDGIELILDLDASGVKVKLGQAGFLNCLTNLILNSCDAILGEGRIEISTYQSVNWLVVEVSDNGMGLGEAAMAQAFEPYFSTKEKGTGLGLASVQDFMTNHGGTVELLPNPVSGALARLKFPIIQDLESDADMSPLAEAGLPIGPSEQPRILVVDDEQYALEALVELLEQEGYHVAGASSPREGIGLVQEYNEADCPFDALLTDVIMPKGNGIILAHAARAMSPDIKVIVMSGMGPEEAMPDWPFLQKPLRLELVTETLSRVLGPR, encoded by the coding sequence ATGCGGTTCGCGTTGGATTCCGAAGATCTAGGACGGTTGTTTCCAAGTCATATCCTTGTCGACAAGCACCTGAATATAATAGACTTTGGAGCGTCGATCTGGAAGAGGCTGCCGGATCTGACCAAGGGTGATCATCTTGAAGATCACTTCATCGTTTCCAACCCTGAACTCTTGAATGCCCTACCGGTCATATCGGCCAATATGCCAAGCATTCAATTGCGATCCAGATCACGCCCCCTCACGATGACCGGAGTCATCATCGAATCCGATGGAACATATCTGCTGGCGCTGAATCCCAGCCCCATTCCGGACCCGACAGAACTGACCGGCCTGCGCATGTCGGATCTATCTCCGACCGATCCTTCGCTCGACAACATCCTGCTGATCAAGATGCAGGATGCCATGATCGCCGAAGCGAAGGAAATGGCCGCCAAATTGACCGCCGAGCGGCAGAAAAGCGATGCGTTGCTGCAGCAAGTCAGCAGGATATCGGGGTGCCTGGCTCATGACTTCAACAACCATCTGTCCATCATCAAGCTCAACGCACAAAGGCTTGCACAGGAAGCCAGCAACAACCGCCAAATTGCCACAATTGCGGAAATTCTGATGGAGACCACCACCAGAAGTTCGGCAATCGCATCCTCGCTGGTCACCCTTTCCTCCTCGCAGAACGACAAGCGGCGCGAATTCGTGGCGGACGAAATTCTGCAGGCCTCGTTGCCTTACCTCAAGTCTTTGACGAGCGACGGGATTGAGCTGATCCTTGACCTCGATGCGTCGGGAGTGAAGGTGAAGCTTGGCCAGGCCGGTTTTCTCAACTGCCTGACCAATCTCATCCTCAATTCATGTGACGCGATCCTGGGTGAAGGTCGGATCGAAATTTCGACCTATCAATCGGTGAACTGGCTGGTGGTCGAAGTGTCAGACAATGGGATGGGATTGGGTGAAGCCGCGATGGCGCAGGCATTCGAACCCTATTTCTCGACCAAGGAGAAAGGAACCGGCCTGGGACTTGCTTCTGTTCAGGACTTCATGACCAACCATGGCGGGACGGTCGAGCTGTTACCAAACCCGGTATCGGGAGCGCTGGCGCGCCTGAAGTTCCCGATCATCCAAGATCTCGAAAGCGACGCAGATATGTCGCCGCTTGCCGAGGCAGGATTGCCTATCGGGCCTTCAGAGCAACCTCGAATCCTTGTCGTTGACGACGAGCAATACGCGCTTGAAGCCCTGGTCGAACTGCTTGAGCAGGAAGGCTACCATGTCGCCGGCGCATCCAGCCCGCGCGAAGGCATAGGTCTCGTTCAAGAATACAATGAAGCCGATTGCCCGTTCGACGCATTGCTGACCGACGTGATCATGCCCAAAGGCAATGGCATCATACTGGCCCACGCAGCCCGGGCGATGTCCCCGGATATCAAAGTAATAGTGATGAGCGGAATGGGGCCAGAAGAGGCAATGCCTGACTGGCCATTCCTGCAAAAACCGCTCAGACTGGAACTCGTAACCGAAACCCTCAGCAGAGTATTGGGGCCTCGATAG
- a CDS encoding flagellar basal body rod C-terminal domain-containing protein — translation MLAESGVDLDTEAANLVRLQQAFDANSRVIQVATELFDTILGLG, via the coding sequence ATGCTGGCCGAAAGCGGGGTCGATCTCGACACAGAAGCTGCCAATCTGGTGCGGCTGCAACAGGCATTCGATGCCAACAGCCGCGTGATCCAGGTCGCCACCGAACTGTTCGACACCATTCTGGGGCTGGGATGA
- a CDS encoding flagellar basal body L-ring protein FlgH, which translates to MMKKTILPIAAALSLSACMGSGAQRELGFAAPPPPPAPAVVAGGNGASQGAIFQVSQGYSGLVTGTRARALGDMVTIRLVENTTTSKSTSSQTQRSGSFGITPPTAGPLDFLNPNALNASGEGSFNGGGTAAQQSQLSGTVAVTIAAIYPNGTAEVVGEKQMSLSQGDEWVQFAGRIRLVDIDADNTLPSSRVANARVIYSGKGQVQQASRPGWLSRFFNAVSPF; encoded by the coding sequence ATGATGAAAAAGACGATTTTGCCAATCGCCGCCGCGCTCTCGCTTTCGGCCTGCATGGGTTCGGGCGCGCAGCGCGAGCTTGGTTTTGCAGCGCCTCCGCCGCCTCCCGCCCCGGCAGTCGTCGCGGGCGGCAACGGGGCCAGTCAGGGCGCTATTTTTCAGGTGAGCCAGGGCTATTCCGGCCTCGTCACCGGAACCCGCGCCCGCGCACTGGGCGACATGGTGACGATCCGGCTGGTGGAAAACACCACCACATCCAAGAGCACCAGCAGCCAGACACAACGTTCCGGCAGCTTCGGAATTACGCCTCCCACCGCCGGGCCGCTCGATTTCCTGAACCCCAATGCCCTTAATGCCAGCGGCGAAGGGTCGTTCAATGGAGGGGGGACCGCTGCGCAGCAAAGCCAATTGAGCGGTACCGTCGCGGTGACGATCGCGGCGATCTACCCCAACGGAACCGCCGAAGTGGTCGGAGAAAAGCAGATGTCGCTGAGCCAAGGGGACGAATGGGTCCAGTTCGCAGGACGCATCCGGCTGGTCGATATTGATGCCGACAACACCCTGCCGTCCTCTCGCGTGGCCAATGCGCGGGTGATCTACAGCGGCAAGGGGCAAGTCCAGCAGGCAAGCCGTCCGGGCTGGCTGTCGCGCTTCTTCAATGCAGTGAGTCCGTTCTGA
- a CDS encoding flagellar motor protein MotB, with translation MASRASVADPTQSGEGGVGAIPAPIIVKKVVVTGGDGHHGGAWKVAYADFVTAMMAFFLLLWLLGATEETQRKGIADYFSPTLVKTRQESSGSDGLLGGSSLTDVDNYPHAMGQTGTQSITIPRGAQGGPVEGGGEGDATNRLRKSIEEQLSEKREISRLVRQVRVMRAPDGVRIDLVDDADFSMFALGTTVLTEDARALLEVIGDTLAQERNPLILRGHTDSLPWRSGVQVNNWSLSAGRAEATRQQLILSGLPAARFARIEGVADTEPLIASDRTDPRNRRISLLLLNQQTRPVRSAARAERR, from the coding sequence ATGGCTTCGCGGGCATCAGTCGCCGATCCGACGCAGTCGGGTGAAGGTGGTGTCGGCGCCATCCCCGCGCCGATCATCGTCAAGAAAGTCGTCGTCACGGGCGGCGACGGCCACCACGGCGGTGCGTGGAAAGTGGCCTATGCCGATTTCGTGACCGCGATGATGGCGTTCTTCCTGCTGCTGTGGCTGCTGGGCGCGACAGAGGAAACCCAGCGCAAGGGGATCGCCGACTATTTCTCGCCCACTCTGGTAAAGACCCGGCAGGAAAGCTCGGGCTCTGATGGCCTGCTGGGCGGATCGTCGCTGACCGACGTTGACAACTATCCGCATGCCATGGGGCAGACGGGCACTCAGTCCATCACCATCCCGCGCGGCGCGCAGGGCGGCCCGGTCGAAGGTGGCGGAGAGGGCGATGCTACCAATCGCCTTCGCAAATCGATCGAGGAGCAGTTGTCCGAAAAGCGCGAGATTTCGCGGCTGGTGCGTCAGGTGCGGGTGATGCGCGCGCCTGACGGTGTGCGGATTGATCTTGTCGACGATGCCGATTTTTCGATGTTCGCGCTTGGCACCACGGTCTTGACCGAGGATGCGCGCGCATTGCTTGAAGTGATCGGCGATACTCTCGCCCAAGAGCGCAACCCGCTGATCCTGCGTGGCCATACCGATTCCCTGCCATGGCGTTCGGGCGTGCAGGTCAACAACTGGTCGCTTTCCGCAGGACGAGCCGAGGCAACCCGCCAGCAACTGATCCTGAGCGGTCTGCCCGCCGCTCGTTTTGCCAGGATCGAGGGCGTGGCTGACACCGAGCCCCTGATCGCAAGCGATAGGACAGATCCCCGGAACCGGCGGATATCGCTGCTGCTGCTGAACCAGCAAACCAGGCCGGTGAGAAGCGCCGCGCGTGCCGAGCGACGATGA